TGCTTAACGGGGCGCGAAAAGTTTTTGCTGTAGATGTGGGTTATGGGCAGCTGGCCTGGCAATTGCGTCAGGATGAGAGGGTAGTACTGCTTGAGCGGGTGAATGTAAGATATTTAAAACCGGAGCAATTGGCTGAAAAAGCAGACGTGGCAACAATTGATGTCTCTTTTATTTCTGTGGCTAAAGTGTTGCCTGCCGTACTGGCTTGTTTAAAATCCGACGGGGAAATAGTTGCCTTAATAAAGCCTCAGTTTGAAGCGGGTAAGGAGAAAGTAGGGAAAAAAGGAGTGGTGAAAGACCCTGCTGTGCACCGCGAAGTAATTGCCACAGTAGTGAGTCAGGCCGAGAAGCTGGAATTATATATGTCTGGTTTAACTTATTCGCCAATTACTGGGCCTGAGGGCAATATTGAATATTTACTTTGGTTAACCTGTAAGCACAATGTTCAACTAAGCCCGGAAACTTTGATTCGAGCAGTAGTGGCGGAAGCCCACCAACAGTTAAAGGCTTAAAAGTATTGGGAGGATTTACTCAAAATCTGTAGAATAAAAACGAGAAGGGAGGCATTGTAATGCAATCCTTGGACTTTTTTATTCTGGGTGCAGTTTTGGGGTTGTTTGTTTTTTATAAAATATCCCAATACTATAAAAGCAAAAAACAGCAAATTAAAATTACTTTAGCCAAAAGGGCGGAAAGCGCTGCCGGACGGTTATTGCAGAAAACCGGGTACAGAATAATTGATACCCAAAAAAGAGTGCAGGTCAAGACAAAAATAGATGGTGAATTATTTCGCAACACTATAATTGCCGATTTTTTGGTGAAAAAAAACGGGAAAACTTTTTTGGTGGAGGTCAAAACTGGTAAACAGACTGAAAAATTAACCTCACCGTCAATCAGAAGGCAGCTCTTGGAATATTTTCTCGTTTTCAGGCCGGATGGGTTAATTTTGCTGGACATGACCGAAAAGAAATTGCACCAGGTGGAATTTGAACTGGAAAACAGATTTGGCCCGCCCTGGGCTTTATTTTTACGTTATACCATATTCTTTTTGCTGGGAGTACTAACTACATGGGCTTATGTCTACTTTTAACAGGCAGCTCATAAGGAGAGTTAGATAAGTTGCAAAAAATAGGATTAGTAGCAAATGTACAGAAAGAACACGCAGTAAAAGTAGCCCAAGAATTAATAACTTGGTTTGATAAAAAGGGAGTTGAAGTTTTCGTTCCTGCAAACAGTAGCAAATATGACTGGGAAAAGGCTCAGATTTTATCTGACGAAACGGCATCTTCTTTAGGCTGCATTTTGGTTTTAGGCGGAGACGGAACTCTATTGAGTGCTGCCAGGAATTATGCCAGCACCGGCATACCTATTCTGGGTATCAACCTAGGACAGCTGGGTTTTTTAACTTCCTTGGAAGTGCCGGACTTGTATCACGGCCTGGAATTATTGCTTGCCGGAAAATATACGGTTGAAGAACGGATGATGCTGGAGGCAACCGTAATCCGCGCTGGACAGGTAGTAGATTGTTTCTATGCTTTAAACGATGTAGTTGTTACCAAAGGGGCTTTTTCAAGAATGATTCGGCTTCAAGTTCATATTTCCGGGCGGTATATAGACATGTACCCTGCTGACGGTTTGATAATTTCCTCGCCGACCGGCTCTACAGCCTATTCACTCTCAGCAGGGGGGCCTATTGTAGCTCCTGATCTGGAAGCTATGATCTTGACCCCTATTTGCCCCCATACCCTCTATTCCCGACCGGTAGTAGTTTCTCCCTACCAGGAGGTAACAGTAACTCTCTGTACCTCCCAGGCGGAAGTAATGCTGACTGTAGACGGGCAGCATGGTTTTCGCTTGCAAAAGCAGGATCAAATAAAGGTGAAAAAAGCCGAAATCGCAACCCATTTAATTCGTTTTCCTGGACGCAGTTTTTTTGATGTGCTGAGGGAAAAATTACGTGAAGGTGGACGATAAATTGTTCCGGTTATTTAGAAATGCCGTTGAACTAGCCCATCAAATTATTGGTAATATATTAGTCCCGGGAGATAGAGCAGTGGATGCCACTGCGGGAAACGGAAAAGATACTCTTTTTTTGGCAGAATTGGTTGGTGAAAAAGGAAAAGTTTTTGCCTTTGATATTCAGGAGGAGGCTTTGCTCAGGACCAAAGCAAAACTGGAAGAAGCAAATTTGCTTTCCAGGGTAGAGTTAATTCAAAGTGGACATGAAACCATTAAGAATTTTGTTCCCTTACCGGTAAAAGCAGTTATGTTCAACCTTGGTTACTTGCCGGGTGGCAATAAAGCGATCATTACGAAACCGGAAACTACTATAGCCGCGTTACAACAATCTTTGACGCTGCTTTTGCCTTTAGGAATTATTTCCCTGACGGTGTATACCGGACACCCTGGAGGCAATGAGGAATGGCATAGTATTAGAGATTTTTTACAGGCTTTGCCTCAAGATAAGTACGACGTGGTTATCCATTATTTTCTAAACAGAAAAGAAACTTATCCTTTTACGGTGACAATACAGAGTTTACTAACTTCAGATACCATGAGGAAGGGGTCCAGCTTATGAAGGCAGGACGTCAAAGAAAAATTTTAGAAATAATTTCCCAGCAGGCAATAGAAACACAAGAGGAATTGGCTAACGCGCTCAGAGCAAAGGGTTACGATGTAACGCAGGCTACGGTTTCCAGGGATATTAAAGAGATGGGGCTGGTTAAAATTCCAACTGGCGAAAACACTTACCGGTATGCATTGCCCCAGGAAAATAAACTGGGTAATATTTATAGCCGGCTGGAAAGAATGTTTCGCGATGCGGTAACTTCCATTGATTACAGCGAAAACCTCATACTAATCAGGACACTACCGGGAACTGCTCACGCTGTTGCGTCTTGTATCGATCATATCGAATGGAAAGAAATAATCGGCACCGTAGCAGGCGATGATACGATTTTGGTAATCGTAAAGCCCAAAAAAGCAGTGGCCAATGTCTTGCAGGAATTTAACAAATTGCTTGAGTAGCTGATGCCGGGGGGCAAAGTGATGTTGAGACAATTAAACATTACAAATTTTGCTTTAATTGATGCCTTATCTGTCGATTTAACGCCGGGTTTTAACGTATTAACCGGTGAAACAGGGGCAGGTAAATCGATAATTGTTGATGCCATTGGAATTTTAATTGGCGGCAGAGCTTCCGGTGATTTTATCAGGGAGGGTCAGGATAAAGCGGTTATAGAAGGGTTTTTTGAAATAAATGATGACGAGCTTGCCGCAAGACTTGCTGACTTAGGCTTTACCTGCGAAGATGAGTCATTGATGCTAACCAGGGAGATCGTCAAATCGGGGAAAAATATTTGCCGGATTAACGGTCGCATGGTGCCATTAAGCCTTTATCAGGAGGTTGGCAAGGAATTAATCGATATTCATGGGCAAAACCAGGAACAATCATTGCTATCCCCAGCCAGGCAGTTGAAATTGCTGGATTCTTTCGGAGGTCAACAACTGCTGACTCAAAAAAACATTGTAGCAGAAAAATATGGTATTATTCAGGAGAAGAAAAAGAAATTAGCTGAGCTGCGCGGCGGCACTGAAGATAAAGAAACGCGACTGGAAATTTTGCGTTACCAAATTGAAGAAATTAGTAAAGCAGACCTTAAACCCGGCGAGGAAGAGGAATTGGCCCAAGAAAAAAAAATACTCGCTAACGCTGAGAAGCTAGCAGCCGGTGCTAACAAAATTTACAGCGTAATATTCGGAGGAGAAAGGGAGTACCGTCCCGTTTATGATTTGCTGGGTTTGGTC
This region of Zhaonella formicivorans genomic DNA includes:
- a CDS encoding TlyA family RNA methyltransferase, which codes for MDKERLDILLVKKGLFASREKAKAAIMAGIIRVNGQKVDKAGTLVDVDAALSKTGEEMPYVSRGGLKLEKALKTFSINLNGKVILDVGASTGGFTHCALLNGARKVFAVDVGYGQLAWQLRQDERVVLLERVNVRYLKPEQLAEKADVATIDVSFISVAKVLPAVLACLKSDGEIVALIKPQFEAGKEKVGKKGVVKDPAVHREVIATVVSQAEKLELYMSGLTYSPITGPEGNIEYLLWLTCKHNVQLSPETLIRAVVAEAHQQLKA
- a CDS encoding NAD(+)/NADH kinase gives rise to the protein MQKIGLVANVQKEHAVKVAQELITWFDKKGVEVFVPANSSKYDWEKAQILSDETASSLGCILVLGGDGTLLSAARNYASTGIPILGINLGQLGFLTSLEVPDLYHGLELLLAGKYTVEERMMLEATVIRAGQVVDCFYALNDVVVTKGAFSRMIRLQVHISGRYIDMYPADGLIISSPTGSTAYSLSAGGPIVAPDLEAMILTPICPHTLYSRPVVVSPYQEVTVTLCTSQAEVMLTVDGQHGFRLQKQDQIKVKKAEIATHLIRFPGRSFFDVLREKLREGGR
- a CDS encoding tRNA (mnm(5)s(2)U34)-methyltransferase, whose translation is MFRLFRNAVELAHQIIGNILVPGDRAVDATAGNGKDTLFLAELVGEKGKVFAFDIQEEALLRTKAKLEEANLLSRVELIQSGHETIKNFVPLPVKAVMFNLGYLPGGNKAIITKPETTIAALQQSLTLLLPLGIISLTVYTGHPGGNEEWHSIRDFLQALPQDKYDVVIHYFLNRKETYPFTVTIQSLLTSDTMRKGSSL
- the argR gene encoding arginine repressor, giving the protein MKAGRQRKILEIISQQAIETQEELANALRAKGYDVTQATVSRDIKEMGLVKIPTGENTYRYALPQENKLGNIYSRLERMFRDAVTSIDYSENLILIRTLPGTAHAVASCIDHIEWKEIIGTVAGDDTILVIVKPKKAVANVLQEFNKLLE